In a genomic window of Acidilobus saccharovorans 345-15:
- a CDS encoding GH12 family glycosyl hydrolase domain-containing protein — MASLGGYLNLVPPSGLRDCVAASSTKAGESSWVTVKDPQGHGIAVDPNPWNTWEGSGSSSVKLCSDGLDVVVSYSEATAARPPETVLGYPEVIYGYKPWGALSTPTSPLLQLPAKVGQLPQALVYVDYSVEFPNGRGNLAFDLWLTRGPGQNGVGPRELEVMIWLYRTPGFNPMGYQSPSSTLALPTIVNGRPGIVNWGVYIADPMGPGRWTYVAFTLEPPLASGSVVVPLTLVLRSLRDLLPWGNEVSDLYLNGLELGMEYTSLTWPPTRVSVMARYRLNSYGVLVLPQA; from the coding sequence TTGGCGTCCCTTGGAGGCTACCTAAACCTGGTCCCTCCCAGCGGCCTCAGGGACTGCGTCGCCGCGTCCTCAACCAAGGCGGGGGAGTCAAGCTGGGTTACAGTGAAGGACCCTCAGGGCCATGGCATAGCCGTTGACCCCAACCCGTGGAACACCTGGGAGGGCTCAGGCAGCTCCTCGGTGAAGCTCTGTAGTGACGGACTTGACGTGGTGGTCTCCTACAGCGAGGCCACGGCGGCGAGGCCGCCCGAGACGGTGCTCGGCTACCCGGAGGTGATATACGGCTACAAGCCGTGGGGCGCCCTCTCAACGCCGACGTCCCCCCTGCTCCAGCTGCCCGCCAAGGTTGGCCAGCTCCCCCAGGCGCTCGTGTACGTTGACTACTCAGTGGAGTTCCCCAACGGCAGGGGCAACCTGGCGTTCGACCTGTGGCTCACGAGGGGGCCGGGCCAGAACGGCGTGGGGCCCCGGGAGCTCGAGGTCATGATATGGCTCTACCGCACCCCGGGCTTCAACCCCATGGGCTACCAGTCGCCCAGCTCAACCCTTGCCCTGCCGACCATAGTTAATGGCAGGCCTGGGATTGTTAACTGGGGAGTTTACATAGCCGACCCCATGGGCCCGGGCCGCTGGACCTACGTTGCCTTCACCCTCGAGCCCCCGCTGGCCTCGGGAAGCGTTGTGGTGCCCCTGACCCTTGTGCTGAGGTCGCTGAGGGACCTACTGCCATGGGGCAACGAGGTGAGCGACCTCTACCTCAACGGCCTTGAGCTTGGCATGGAGTACACCTCGCTGACCTGGCCGCCTACCAGGGTGAGCGTCATGGCCAGGTACAGGCTGAACTCATACGGTGTCCTGGTCCTCCCCCAGGCTTAA
- a CDS encoding protease pro-enzyme activation domain-containing protein, translating to MKGVLGLLLVAILLIAMVSPAEAEAMGIRPQQPPQRLAEPLPGFRLVGQAPPQSQVVGVLYVPLRDVPLIFYYAQAVSDPGSPLYHKFLTPSQAASMFYPSGEVREAVGYLRSHGLRVIAVAGSMIAFSGPASAIERALGVSIGVFSNGTSSYYAVTGYRGNPLGLLPYVSNVTGLVFRPLLSLASFTPIKGQEVYVTTEAYPLTKVALAYNVTPLYSRGYTGQGVNVGIVDLYGDPEIYQVMSYYDKAFGLPPVNLTVVPIGPYNPNLGVLTGWDVEIDLDVEAVHSIAPRAHIYLYIAAGYLPLSAVIAYIDQHDNVSIVSQSFGIPESMFSNMGAPFYYYNVYLSDVYYALGAAEGITFLAASGNGGGMGYSAGPVGDVNYPASSPWVLAVGGTTTYLDFYPNGSVSSYYSTAWSSAGFVPYMQNVGGSTGGYSAYEPMPWWQEGVAPRPPEGFPHGRAVPDVSANANIFPGVYEVTYNNVTIVEGGTSEASPLTAGLLALVEGYVGHGLGLIAPTLYAMYRAYPAAIDGVTFGYNIPWRARGNYSLVTGLGTINAGQLAFALSNKYIMDRVKSMLPSLSVKVNVIGAPSDLELVPGHRVTVVANITYPDGAPVAFGSFQVTLETAQGVGLTQSMTFNGTLWEAEVTVPANVSGPTLIVVGGSSGGLRGESFIEGFIGYFVSFAYPTAAYPWDPSLGLPVEVNLTYVNGTPGPQITYNVSLLYYNYVTNSYSVYNSTVIVVQGNFAQGVVTFRAPYGYVLMEARPPAFGVVPMFFGDSLQDTVVLGESAMMPGTVEPGQDIVVMGYVLPPVETQAYTSYSTGQSLFDTIALGSNVTVTLEYLNGTPVASSQAFYDPALGYYLGTLKVPQLRPGLYWVLLNASYNSTTLGGLVEGYGVDMIYVGQQLNIRAWAAPSEPAEGQGVTIYADVTYQNGTPVRYGLFSAVLVPKADASAYWQLDGEPQATVMLYYNSTLGLWVGSAVMPSLYSQGSTGLSGLYLGEPWVAVITGASFNGMPARPAVNVTIMETKYAYYANETLGPGSFYPYDDLFYDVNITGYSGPIEDSILNGTVYIVDSNVTLVNVRSLGRLYLVNSTAKLMESQLSYLGVRGGTVYLYASDVVNRLSSNGTVSYVLPSRLMNIIELDTNTAIANLSRQLRSIYYYLNSRISSLNQTAEGLSLSLRELNSTVAMLSGDVAKQSEELSSNVTQLSLQLHFLSQEVNAANSTALEAQAGSQRALREAGLYMDAMVVSAASAIISVAALVSVTRKSKRGS from the coding sequence TTGAAGGGAGTCCTGGGCCTCCTGCTGGTGGCTATTCTCCTGATAGCGATGGTATCGCCTGCAGAGGCGGAGGCCATGGGGATTAGGCCGCAGCAGCCGCCACAGAGGCTCGCCGAGCCGCTGCCGGGCTTCAGGCTGGTAGGCCAGGCGCCTCCGCAGTCGCAGGTTGTTGGTGTCCTCTACGTGCCGCTGAGGGACGTGCCCCTCATATTCTACTACGCCCAGGCCGTCAGCGACCCCGGCTCGCCGCTCTACCATAAGTTCCTGACGCCCTCCCAGGCAGCAAGCATGTTCTACCCCTCAGGGGAGGTAAGGGAGGCCGTGGGCTACCTCAGGTCCCACGGCCTGAGGGTGATAGCTGTCGCGGGCTCAATGATAGCCTTCAGCGGCCCGGCCTCGGCCATAGAGAGGGCCCTGGGGGTCTCAATAGGGGTCTTCAGCAACGGCACCTCCAGCTACTACGCCGTCACAGGCTACAGGGGCAACCCGCTGGGCCTACTGCCCTACGTCTCAAACGTCACGGGCCTCGTTTTCAGGCCGCTGCTATCGCTCGCCTCATTCACGCCAATTAAGGGCCAGGAGGTGTACGTGACCACCGAGGCCTACCCCCTGACCAAGGTGGCCCTCGCCTATAACGTGACGCCGCTCTACTCCAGGGGCTACACGGGACAGGGGGTAAACGTTGGAATTGTCGACCTCTATGGCGACCCTGAGATCTACCAGGTAATGTCTTATTACGATAAGGCGTTCGGCCTCCCGCCGGTCAACCTCACGGTCGTGCCCATAGGCCCATATAACCCTAACCTGGGCGTGCTGACGGGCTGGGACGTGGAGATAGACCTGGACGTGGAGGCAGTGCACTCCATTGCGCCGAGGGCCCACATATACCTTTACATAGCGGCTGGCTACCTGCCGCTCTCCGCAGTGATAGCCTACATAGACCAGCACGACAACGTCTCAATAGTGAGCCAGAGCTTCGGCATACCGGAGTCCATGTTCTCTAACATGGGGGCGCCATTCTACTACTACAACGTCTACCTGAGCGACGTCTACTACGCCCTCGGCGCGGCGGAGGGCATAACATTCCTGGCGGCCAGCGGCAACGGCGGGGGCATGGGCTACAGCGCTGGGCCCGTGGGGGACGTCAACTACCCTGCCTCCTCGCCCTGGGTTTTGGCGGTGGGGGGCACCACGACGTACCTGGACTTTTACCCCAACGGCAGCGTGAGCTCCTATTACAGCACTGCCTGGTCCTCGGCGGGCTTCGTGCCGTACATGCAGAACGTGGGCGGCTCCACGGGCGGCTACAGCGCCTATGAGCCGATGCCGTGGTGGCAGGAGGGGGTGGCGCCGAGGCCCCCCGAGGGCTTCCCGCACGGCAGGGCCGTGCCCGACGTCTCGGCCAACGCAAACATATTCCCAGGCGTCTATGAGGTGACATACAATAACGTAACTATAGTCGAGGGAGGCACTAGCGAGGCGTCGCCCCTGACGGCTGGCCTCCTGGCCCTGGTCGAGGGCTACGTTGGCCACGGGCTCGGCCTCATAGCGCCAACGCTCTACGCGATGTACAGGGCCTACCCAGCGGCCATAGATGGGGTCACCTTCGGCTACAACATACCGTGGAGGGCCAGGGGCAACTACAGCCTCGTCACGGGCCTAGGCACTATAAACGCTGGCCAGCTGGCCTTCGCGTTGAGCAACAAATACATAATGGACAGGGTCAAGTCGATGCTCCCGTCCCTCTCAGTTAAGGTCAACGTCATCGGCGCGCCGAGCGACCTGGAGCTGGTGCCGGGGCACAGGGTGACGGTCGTAGCTAACATAACATACCCTGACGGGGCCCCTGTGGCCTTCGGCAGCTTCCAGGTGACTCTGGAGACAGCCCAGGGGGTCGGGCTCACGCAAAGCATGACGTTCAACGGCACCCTCTGGGAGGCAGAGGTTACAGTGCCGGCCAACGTCTCAGGCCCCACGCTAATAGTTGTGGGCGGCTCCTCGGGGGGCCTCAGGGGCGAGTCGTTCATCGAGGGCTTCATAGGCTACTTTGTGTCGTTCGCGTACCCCACCGCCGCGTACCCGTGGGACCCCTCGCTTGGGCTCCCGGTAGAGGTCAACCTGACGTACGTTAACGGGACGCCGGGGCCCCAGATAACCTATAACGTGTCGCTGCTGTACTATAATTACGTCACGAACTCCTACTCGGTTTACAACAGCACTGTAATTGTGGTTCAGGGCAACTTCGCCCAGGGCGTGGTGACGTTCCGCGCGCCCTACGGCTACGTGCTCATGGAGGCCAGGCCGCCGGCCTTCGGCGTGGTGCCGATGTTCTTCGGGGACAGCCTGCAGGACACGGTTGTCCTCGGCGAGAGCGCCATGATGCCTGGCACAGTTGAGCCAGGCCAGGATATAGTTGTCATGGGCTACGTGCTCCCGCCCGTTGAGACCCAGGCCTACACCTCCTACAGCACGGGCCAGTCCCTCTTCGACACCATAGCGTTGGGCAGCAACGTCACGGTGACCCTTGAGTACCTCAACGGGACGCCCGTGGCCTCCTCCCAGGCGTTCTACGACCCGGCCCTGGGCTACTACCTGGGTACCCTGAAGGTGCCGCAGCTGAGGCCTGGCCTCTACTGGGTGCTGCTCAACGCCTCCTATAACTCCACCACGCTGGGCGGCCTCGTGGAGGGCTACGGGGTCGACATGATATACGTGGGGCAGCAGCTCAATATCAGGGCCTGGGCCGCGCCTAGCGAGCCGGCCGAGGGGCAGGGGGTGACCATTTACGCGGACGTCACCTACCAGAACGGCACCCCCGTCAGGTACGGCCTCTTCTCGGCGGTCCTGGTGCCCAAGGCAGATGCCAGCGCCTACTGGCAGCTTGACGGCGAGCCGCAGGCCACAGTAATGCTTTACTACAACTCGACCCTCGGCCTGTGGGTCGGCAGCGCCGTCATGCCATCACTTTACTCGCAGGGGAGCACGGGGCTCTCGGGCCTCTACCTCGGAGAGCCCTGGGTCGCCGTCATCACGGGAGCGTCGTTTAACGGCATGCCTGCCAGGCCAGCGGTAAACGTAACTATAATGGAGACCAAGTACGCCTACTACGCCAACGAGACCCTCGGGCCCGGCAGCTTCTACCCCTATGACGACCTCTTCTATGACGTTAACATAACTGGCTACAGCGGCCCCATAGAGGACTCCATCCTCAACGGCACGGTCTACATAGTGGACAGCAACGTGACCCTGGTAAACGTGAGGTCCCTGGGCCGGCTCTACTTGGTCAACAGCACGGCGAAGCTGATGGAGTCCCAGCTCAGCTACCTTGGCGTGAGGGGCGGCACGGTGTACCTCTACGCCTCAGACGTGGTTAACAGGCTGAGCTCCAACGGCACGGTCAGCTACGTGCTGCCCAGCAGGCTGATGAACATAATAGAGCTTGACACCAACACTGCAATAGCCAACCTCAGCAGGCAGCTGAGGTCCATCTATTACTACCTGAACTCAAGGATATCCAGCCTCAACCAGACCGCTGAGGGCCTAAGCCTCTCGCTGAGGGAGCTGAACAGCACCGTGGCGATGTTGAGCGGTGACGTCGCCAAGCAGTCCGAGGAGCTGAGCTCCAACGTCACCCAGCTGAGCCTCCAGCTCCACTTCCTTAGCCAGGAGGTCAACGCCGCGAACTCCACAGCCCTTGAGGCGCAGGCCGGCTCCCAGAGGGCCCTGAGGGAGGCAGGCCTTTACATGGACGCTATGGTGGTCAGCGCGGCCTCGGCTATAATCTCAGTGGCGGCGCTGGTAAGTGTGACAAGAAAAAGCAAGAGGGGTTCCTAG
- a CDS encoding ABC transporter substrate-binding protein, with product MTSYSPSPGQYVIIYTGDGSDVNSTAGSAQVTYAYPGHYLVYYAIYKNGQLVGSSQGNLLEVLVAPPQFNESYAQLITVPVIAPSAQVINVSQPVNLSAGFLQPPSGTNMTIEEYVWNLGNGTTITIPSVNGTGYAEQVALTGSGNVTYLEPKENPVTVKYTKPGLYTVCLTVVTENASSGATYNYTSCYTLAVSSSKERFSIFAPQLSVPNPGTIVVAENVPGGPFSFDPAIDYETVGFEVIDNIFASLLIYDGPYTTKFIPMAAEYIPTVGNWSNVTARHLYGAISPNYTVYVFKVRPGLRAANGDPITAYDVWYSLVRDILLAGGVPSTRGWILAQYLIPNYTPFTFVVTSPNDTQGAEEIVNAVTYDNATDTVTFHLVRPVAPQVFFTALAEGWGPGILDAKWLEEVGDGINLTGLYDHNMTQLAEAFYSYEQTANEWDYNEEVRWDPMATGPYYIAAYTPGQSIVLKPNPYWPTNITDIPRPNDTVIIEWVKDPTTAYELFASGQADIVTNLPNSFMPSIEQLESEGEARVYEFPSLLEEFFGFNLNITESLLSQLNPAYHIPGWYLANPLVREAFAYAFNYTEYIDDIVGNVKYHFNFGSLYCGAIIKGLDIYIPPSELTGCPTFNLTYAKQLLEESGFYNISVYFPIVISSGDTTDYTAAQMWAAALHNIDPNIVAQPLYLPWPTMLSYWVPGMNPMAIWNSGYVADYPLASDMMNAQYTGTVWVEPDGWNATYLENLSAYFNQSRVSYPGLSPSVEPEIGRWLWQEAVEYQELQNLIAEADSVELTNSTAALPLFKHSEDLAIELYMYVYTIQPNAYWIVKPYITGYMGSVAWEENPMIGGGGDAIYWWWVKA from the coding sequence GTGACCTCGTACTCGCCGTCGCCCGGCCAGTACGTTATCATCTACACAGGAGACGGCAGCGACGTGAACTCAACTGCGGGCTCCGCGCAGGTCACGTATGCCTACCCAGGCCACTACCTGGTGTACTACGCCATATATAAGAACGGCCAGCTCGTGGGCAGCTCCCAGGGCAACCTGCTGGAGGTCCTCGTGGCCCCGCCGCAGTTCAACGAGAGCTACGCCCAGCTCATAACAGTGCCCGTCATAGCCCCCTCGGCCCAGGTCATCAACGTAAGCCAGCCCGTCAACCTCTCGGCGGGCTTCCTGCAGCCGCCCTCGGGCACCAACATGACCATAGAGGAGTACGTCTGGAACCTGGGCAACGGCACGACGATAACCATACCTTCAGTCAACGGCACGGGCTACGCCGAGCAGGTGGCCCTCACGGGCTCAGGGAACGTGACCTACCTGGAGCCAAAGGAGAACCCGGTGACAGTCAAGTACACAAAGCCGGGCCTCTACACGGTGTGTCTCACAGTAGTTACGGAGAACGCGAGCAGCGGGGCCACGTATAACTACACCTCGTGCTACACGTTGGCCGTGAGCTCGTCCAAGGAGAGGTTCTCAATATTCGCGCCGCAGCTCTCGGTCCCCAACCCCGGCACCATTGTGGTTGCCGAGAACGTGCCAGGAGGGCCCTTCAGCTTCGACCCGGCAATAGACTACGAGACCGTGGGCTTTGAGGTCATAGACAACATATTCGCGTCCCTGCTGATATACGACGGCCCGTACACTACCAAGTTCATACCCATGGCTGCTGAGTACATACCTACTGTGGGCAACTGGTCAAACGTCACCGCCAGGCACCTCTACGGGGCCATATCGCCCAACTACACAGTTTACGTTTTCAAGGTCAGGCCAGGCCTCAGGGCGGCCAACGGCGACCCCATAACAGCTTATGACGTCTGGTACAGCCTTGTCAGGGACATACTGCTGGCCGGAGGTGTGCCCTCCACGAGGGGCTGGATCCTGGCTCAGTACCTCATACCGAACTACACGCCGTTCACCTTCGTTGTGACCTCCCCCAACGACACTCAGGGCGCGGAGGAGATAGTGAACGCCGTAACCTATGACAACGCCACCGACACGGTGACGTTCCACCTGGTGAGGCCCGTGGCCCCTCAGGTGTTCTTCACAGCACTGGCCGAAGGCTGGGGGCCTGGGATACTTGACGCCAAGTGGCTTGAGGAGGTCGGCGACGGTATAAACCTCACTGGGCTCTACGACCACAACATGACCCAGCTGGCGGAGGCCTTCTACAGCTACGAGCAGACGGCCAACGAGTGGGACTATAACGAGGAGGTCAGGTGGGATCCCATGGCTACAGGGCCCTACTACATAGCTGCCTACACGCCGGGCCAGAGCATAGTGCTCAAGCCAAACCCATACTGGCCGACCAACATAACTGATATACCGAGGCCCAACGACACCGTAATCATAGAGTGGGTCAAGGACCCGACAACCGCTTACGAGCTCTTCGCCTCAGGCCAGGCCGACATAGTCACGAACCTGCCGAACAGCTTCATGCCGAGCATAGAGCAGCTGGAGAGCGAGGGCGAGGCGAGGGTTTACGAGTTCCCGAGCCTCCTTGAGGAGTTCTTCGGCTTTAACCTTAACATAACCGAGTCCCTGCTCTCTCAGCTCAACCCGGCCTACCACATACCGGGCTGGTACTTAGCCAACCCGCTCGTCAGGGAGGCCTTCGCCTACGCCTTCAACTACACCGAGTACATAGACGACATAGTCGGCAACGTGAAGTATCACTTCAACTTCGGCAGTCTTTACTGCGGAGCTATAATCAAGGGACTAGATATATACATACCCCCCTCCGAGCTCACGGGCTGCCCGACCTTCAACCTCACGTACGCAAAGCAGCTGCTGGAGGAGAGCGGGTTCTACAACATAAGCGTCTACTTCCCCATCGTGATATCAAGCGGCGACACCACCGACTACACCGCCGCCCAGATGTGGGCCGCGGCCCTCCACAACATAGACCCGAACATAGTGGCCCAGCCCCTCTACCTCCCGTGGCCCACAATGCTCTCCTACTGGGTGCCTGGCATGAACCCTATGGCTATATGGAACAGCGGCTACGTGGCCGACTACCCGCTGGCCTCGGACATGATGAACGCCCAGTACACGGGCACCGTGTGGGTGGAGCCTGACGGCTGGAACGCGACCTACCTCGAGAACCTCAGCGCGTACTTCAACCAGTCAAGGGTAAGCTACCCAGGGCTGAGCCCGAGCGTCGAGCCTGAGATAGGCAGGTGGCTCTGGCAGGAGGCAGTGGAGTACCAGGAGCTCCAGAACCTCATAGCGGAGGCTGACAGCGTCGAGCTGACGAACTCCACGGCGGCTTTGCCGCTCTTTAAGCATTCTGAGGACCTGGCCATAGAGCTCTATATGTACGTCTACACGATACAGCCCAACGCATACTGGATAGTGAAGCCCTACATAACGGGCTACATGGGCTCTGTCGCATGGGAGGAGAACCCCATGATAGGCGGCGGAGGGGACGCCATATACTGGTGGTGGGTCAAGGCCTAG
- a CDS encoding peptide-N4-asparagine amidase: MRSSIPALVAVLLAVLLMAPMAGAVSSPRAYPQLPAAHEAAPYPGPLNLAARDLGVAGNHDGYYSFQAFRYVPPNETPTVIWIGKNVVFNHTGLPYNATVYIPPGNYSLILLNMSIRELGGTQYDTVAYVFANGTPLLWGSTQEILNSTTTVDVTLFENLLRGPVRFQFMVPNGYAPSIGITGYYVANVSLLLYKGSPPPGLPNYFIPLFVNKLGYSMTPSINAYNDYVEQQVTIPNGTYRAWLILYTKGNAYDEFWYTNIPAVRYVKVYYNGHLAGVVNPFETIYTGGIDLFWWKPVPSINTLSFHMPDIVDLTPLLAYGLNATLAIHIADLLASSEALGVPGTEFNWNLGGVLLLWVNSSNPLVGAKVITGQASYHDSGPLIMNQGVAGLYFQEGASYFINYTSLLEFEHGQEVVSSQQEGVATVDQAYNYAGTFAYNYLDEDFTVSSWAQGYGPYRLWVSANWPVTLYYDFVAIPITPPTRFPYNATFLQNGSIALAPTYALSYAWPGYNFTESLNYDLSAVGGFAGILEFINPTGAVIIGLTSNNALTQKSLTAEVLVNGRGFEENAYLEGFQNSTVNTAGYLIANQFSYQLINGGLQ, encoded by the coding sequence ATGAGGTCTTCAATCCCCGCGCTCGTGGCTGTCCTGCTGGCCGTCCTGCTTATGGCCCCCATGGCAGGCGCCGTGTCTTCCCCCAGGGCTTACCCGCAGCTGCCAGCCGCCCACGAGGCCGCGCCATACCCAGGCCCCCTTAACTTAGCTGCTAGGGACCTGGGGGTCGCGGGCAACCATGACGGCTACTACTCCTTCCAGGCCTTCAGGTACGTGCCGCCCAACGAGACGCCCACTGTCATATGGATAGGCAAGAACGTGGTCTTCAACCACACTGGCCTGCCCTACAACGCCACGGTCTACATACCTCCTGGGAACTACAGCCTGATACTGCTCAACATGTCAATAAGGGAGCTTGGGGGCACTCAGTATGACACGGTAGCGTACGTCTTCGCCAACGGGACCCCGCTGCTCTGGGGCTCTACTCAGGAGATACTGAACTCCACTACAACGGTTGACGTGACGCTTTTCGAGAACCTGCTCAGGGGTCCCGTGAGGTTCCAGTTCATGGTGCCCAACGGCTACGCCCCCTCCATAGGGATAACGGGCTACTACGTGGCCAACGTCAGCCTGCTGCTCTACAAGGGGAGCCCGCCGCCCGGCCTGCCGAACTACTTCATACCGCTCTTCGTGAACAAGCTTGGCTACTCTATGACGCCTTCAATAAACGCGTACAATGACTACGTTGAGCAGCAGGTGACGATACCCAACGGCACCTACAGGGCGTGGTTGATACTCTACACCAAGGGCAACGCCTATGACGAGTTCTGGTACACCAACATACCAGCGGTCAGGTACGTCAAGGTCTACTACAACGGTCACCTGGCAGGCGTGGTGAACCCGTTCGAGACCATCTACACTGGCGGCATAGACCTGTTCTGGTGGAAGCCTGTGCCCTCAATAAACACGCTCTCGTTCCACATGCCTGACATAGTTGACCTGACACCGCTGCTGGCCTACGGGCTCAACGCGACGTTAGCGATACACATAGCTGACCTGCTGGCCTCCTCAGAGGCCCTGGGCGTGCCGGGCACCGAGTTCAACTGGAACCTCGGGGGCGTGCTGCTGCTTTGGGTCAACAGCAGCAACCCGCTCGTTGGAGCCAAGGTGATAACTGGCCAGGCCTCGTACCACGACTCGGGCCCGCTCATAATGAACCAAGGCGTTGCCGGCCTCTACTTCCAGGAGGGGGCCAGCTACTTCATAAACTACACGTCCCTGCTTGAGTTCGAGCACGGCCAGGAGGTCGTGAGCAGCCAGCAGGAGGGAGTGGCCACCGTGGACCAGGCGTACAACTACGCCGGCACGTTTGCCTACAACTACCTTGACGAGGACTTCACCGTGAGCTCGTGGGCCCAGGGCTACGGGCCCTACAGGCTGTGGGTGAGCGCCAACTGGCCCGTGACCCTCTACTACGACTTCGTGGCGATACCCATAACCCCGCCGACGAGGTTCCCGTACAACGCGACCTTCCTGCAGAACGGGAGCATAGCCCTAGCGCCAACCTACGCTTTAAGCTACGCCTGGCCAGGCTATAACTTCACCGAGAGCCTCAACTACGACCTCAGCGCCGTGGGAGGCTTCGCGGGCATACTGGAGTTCATAAACCCGACGGGCGCGGTCATAATTGGGCTGACGTCGAACAACGCGCTGACCCAGAAGTCCTTAACGGCTGAGGTGCTGGTGAACGGCAGGGGCTTCGAGGAGAACGCCTACCTTGAGGGCTTCCAGAACAGCACCGTTAACACGGCAGGCTACCTAATAGCTAACCAGTTCAGCTACCAGCTCATAAACGGGGGCCTCCAGTAA
- a CDS encoding APC family permease, translating into MGSQLRRGSMPFYAMVAAVVAGVLPIIGPIEVTAFISDSGPAAIWPVIIGYVLFVLVSLPILEYTRIVSFAGGYYGLAELGFGKGAGKFTALGNYFFYNWWQAANAFFIGWLLVDTVYYAYHVMLPIWAWLLASVATLVVTYAMSVQPARRLGIAITAAVLTTLVIVVAFTAAVIARSPYNSAYYLNPANSAGGLRGLMLATAIVGFFTFAGYGTALFYSEEGVNPTRDVWKAIYVGLTVSAVAIALAAYSELVAVPRSELSQVTSSALPQLVAWSRYFPLSALVGLNFLILVVSLIAFGAGGGSQARLLWAMARDNFISSGWLKELNRHGVPANAALLDFALALATTLAVAASLVKVYGYNPNTVAVAWYVMGTASSITWYFHHFVPEFGLFPYVRRHPELGFSKLRLAVSGLAFPVLGTALFVYTFYEGVVSDLVEPYFAFMVTSLLVVVGIAAYTAYRASKGALGESVVSYMAVEAGRSKE; encoded by the coding sequence GTGGGATCCCAACTTAGGAGGGGCTCCATGCCTTTTTACGCCATGGTTGCTGCCGTGGTCGCCGGAGTCCTTCCAATCATAGGCCCCATAGAGGTCACGGCGTTCATAAGCGACTCAGGACCCGCCGCCATATGGCCTGTTATTATAGGTTACGTGCTCTTCGTGCTGGTCTCCCTTCCAATACTGGAGTACACCAGGATAGTGTCATTTGCCGGCGGCTACTACGGCCTGGCCGAGCTGGGCTTCGGCAAGGGCGCCGGCAAGTTCACGGCCCTGGGCAACTACTTCTTCTACAACTGGTGGCAGGCCGCCAACGCGTTCTTCATAGGCTGGCTGCTCGTTGACACCGTTTACTACGCATACCACGTCATGCTGCCCATCTGGGCCTGGCTGCTCGCCAGCGTGGCCACGCTTGTGGTGACCTATGCAATGTCGGTACAGCCCGCCAGGAGGCTTGGCATAGCCATAACTGCAGCCGTGCTTACAACGCTTGTGATTGTGGTGGCCTTCACGGCGGCCGTGATAGCCAGGAGCCCGTACAACTCGGCCTACTACCTCAACCCTGCCAACAGCGCAGGCGGCCTCAGGGGCCTCATGCTGGCCACCGCCATAGTGGGCTTCTTCACCTTCGCTGGCTACGGCACGGCCCTCTTCTACTCCGAGGAGGGTGTCAACCCGACCAGGGACGTCTGGAAGGCAATATACGTGGGGCTCACCGTGTCTGCCGTGGCCATAGCTCTGGCGGCCTACTCGGAGCTGGTGGCCGTCCCCAGGAGCGAGCTGTCCCAGGTGACGTCCTCGGCCCTGCCCCAGCTGGTGGCCTGGTCAAGGTACTTCCCCCTCAGCGCCCTGGTGGGGCTTAACTTCCTCATACTCGTGGTCTCCCTGATAGCCTTCGGCGCGGGAGGGGGGTCGCAGGCCAGGCTCCTCTGGGCCATGGCCAGGGATAACTTCATATCAAGCGGCTGGCTTAAGGAGCTCAACAGGCACGGCGTTCCAGCGAACGCGGCCCTCCTAGACTTCGCGCTGGCCCTCGCAACGACCCTTGCGGTGGCGGCCTCCCTGGTCAAGGTCTACGGGTACAACCCCAACACGGTGGCCGTGGCCTGGTATGTCATGGGCACCGCGTCAAGCATAACGTGGTACTTCCACCACTTCGTGCCCGAGTTCGGCCTCTTCCCGTACGTGAGGAGGCACCCTGAGCTGGGGTTCTCAAAGCTTAGGCTCGCGGTCTCAGGCCTGGCCTTCCCAGTGCTTGGCACCGCGCTCTTCGTCTACACCTTCTACGAGGGCGTCGTGAGCGACCTTGTGGAGCCTTACTTTGCCTTCATGGTGACGTCGCTGCTGGTGGTTGTTGGCATCGCAGCCTACACGGCGTACAGGGCCTCCAAGGGGGCCCTCGGCGAGAGCGTCGTGAGCTACATGGCTGTCGAGGCTGGGAGGTCCAAGGAGTGA